In the Gammaproteobacteria bacterium genome, CAACCAAATTAGAGATTCAGTTGTTAACGACATTGGACAAAAAGATGCTGATTACATCCGCAGAATTATTTTTATCCAAAGGCTTTGCGAAATCTTTGGAAGATTAGCTTTCTTTGGGGTGTTACTGCATCCGATATTTTGGATTGTTGCCGTATTGTTATTAAGTTTATCCAAAATTCTGGATAATATGGAAATCGGACATAATGTTCTCCACGGACAATATGACTGGATGAATGATTCAACCATTAACTCGCGAAAATTTGAATGGGATATTGCCGGAGATGCACACTCATGGAAGCGAGTTCATAATTTTGAGCATCATACCTTTACCAATATTATCGGCAAAGACAGAGATTTCGGTTATGGTTTATTGCGCATGAGTGATGATTTGTCATGGAGACCGAAAAACCGCTGGCAGTTTCTTACTTTTCTGAATCTATGTCTGATATTTGAATGGGGAATTGCCTATCATGAACTGGCAGCAGAACGGGTTTTTAAAGGTAAAAAGAAAAAGAATCGTGTCTCTCCACTCACAGATTCAGAATTAAAAAAAATGTTTTTTTCCAAAGCATTCAGACAAATTTTTAAAGACTATATTTTTTATCCGTTGATTTGTTGGCCTGTTTTTCTGCCGGTTTTACTCGGAAATATTGTTGCCAATTTGATTCGCAACTTATGGACTTCAACCATTATTTTCTGTGGGCATTTCACTGAAGGAGTTCATACATTTAGTGAAGAAGAATGCAAAAACGAATCCAAAGGACAATGGTATTACCGACAAGTTCTTGGCTCATCCAACCTCACAGGTCATCGTTGGTTTCACATTCTCACCGGACATCTCAGTTGTCAAATTGAACACCACCTATTCCCCGACATCCCTGCGCATCGTTATGTCGAAATCGCACCCAAAGTGCAAAAAGTTCTGGAAAAATACCAAATCCCCTACAACACCGGTGGCTTTTTTAAACAATATTCAACAGTGATTAAACGAATTTTTAAATACTCGTTTCCAGTGAAAACGAAGCTTATCGAAAACAATAGATAGTTTTATTAAACATTAAAAACAGATACATTGATTCAAACTTTGAATTTACATTTATGAAGCTCAACAAACAACAATACCAACAATTAGAATCAGAACTCAATCATATAAAAAATTCTGTAATGAGTGATCTTGGACAAAAAGATGCCAATTACATTCGAAGAATCATTCTTATCCAAAGACTTTGTGAAATTTTGGGGCGAGCCTCTTTTCTTGGCGTGTTGTTGCATCCGATATTTTGGATTATCGCTGTTTTGTTACTGAGTTTAGCCAAAATTTTGGACAATATGGAAATCGGCCATAATGTTCTTCATGGGCAATACGACTGGATGAATGATCCAACAATCAACTCACAAAATTATGAATGGGATTTAGTCGGAGATGCTCACTCCTGGAGAATAGCGCATAATTTTGAACATCATACCTTTACTAACATTATCGGCAAAGACCGTGATTTTGGCTATGGCTTACTGAGAATGAGTAATGATTTCACCTGGAAGCTCAAAAATCTCTGGCAGTTTTTTACATTTCTTAGCCTTTGTTTGATATTCGAATGGGGAATTGCTTACCAATCAGCAACAGAAAGAGTTGCCAAATGCAAAAACAAACTCAAACAAACTTCTCTGAATCCAAAATCTCAATTGACAAAAAGATTTCTGTCTAAATCATT is a window encoding:
- a CDS encoding acyl-CoA desaturase, translating into MKLSKEKATQLELELNQIRDSVVNDIGQKDADYIRRIIFIQRLCEIFGRLAFFGVLLHPIFWIVAVLLLSLSKILDNMEIGHNVLHGQYDWMNDSTINSRKFEWDIAGDAHSWKRVHNFEHHTFTNIIGKDRDFGYGLLRMSDDLSWRPKNRWQFLTFLNLCLIFEWGIAYHELAAERVFKGKKKKNRVSPLTDSELKKMFFSKAFRQIFKDYIFYPLICWPVFLPVLLGNIVANLIRNLWTSTIIFCGHFTEGVHTFSEEECKNESKGQWYYRQVLGSSNLTGHRWFHILTGHLSCQIEHHLFPDIPAHRYVEIAPKVQKVLEKYQIPYNTGGFFKQYSTVIKRIFKYSFPVKTKLIENNR
- a CDS encoding acyl-CoA desaturase; the encoded protein is MKLNKQQYQQLESELNHIKNSVMSDLGQKDANYIRRIILIQRLCEILGRASFLGVLLHPIFWIIAVLLLSLAKILDNMEIGHNVLHGQYDWMNDPTINSQNYEWDLVGDAHSWRIAHNFEHHTFTNIIGKDRDFGYGLLRMSNDFTWKLKNLWQFFTFLSLCLIFEWGIAYQSATERVAKCKNKLKQTSLNPKSQLTKRFLSKSFRQIFKDYIFYPLICWPVFLPVLLGNFVANLIRNLWTSTIIFCGHFTDGIQTFTEEECKNESKGQWYYRQVLGSSNLTGHRWFHIMTGHLSCQIEHHLFPDIPAHRYVEIAPKVQQVLEKHQIPYNTG